The Misgurnus anguillicaudatus chromosome 23, ASM2758022v2, whole genome shotgun sequence sequence TCCAGCCGCTGAGACAATTATGCCTGTCTGTCTTACGTTGGCGTATGTCGACAAAGAAGAATATAGAGAGAGATCCTAAAGCCTGAGACTGCTTATGATATTCTTCTGTTTGTGAAATGTGAAAACCAGCTAAAgtcgtttttttgtgatttaccaccataaaatcatcctatctaatgtaaaaaaaccttcagtaaaatataaccttgatatctttaatattggctGAGTAAGACCTcttcaaagaaaaaaatcaatatatGAAATCAAAGTTTGATGATAAGAATTTGAGTGAAAAGTTTAATTGATTAAAggacatgaataaaaaaaaagggTTTTTTCAGAATGTTCAAGCTGGCACGCAGTGATGATCTGTGATATCCAAAAGTTTTAGAAAGCATCTCGCTCAAAAAAATCGATCTTATTTGATGATGATAAATaatgcactcaaaaaaatgctggggttTTTCTAACGAGAAATcgtgaaaaataaacaaaaaattgtgaaaaatagacaaaaaatataaaaaaatagggTGAAAAATAGACAAACCCAACCCgtaaggttgtaatttaacgtattgtgggttgttttaacccattgttgtgtcaaataaacattttctgtgttCATTTAAAGTTGCCATGAAACGAAAAGTAGCGATTGTCTGCTTTACTGTATCGTGatgtatatccgagtgaaacggcttctaaaatgagaaaaaatggGCAGGACTTGATTTCGTCTGATGGGAACTGATTGGATCATTGTAAGTTGGGCCATGATGCTATTTGCTTTGATCTTTTCACAAGTCTCCGATAGCCCCGCCCTCATGCCATTCCTCATGACAGGATGTAACGAGAGGTCGTTTCGAGAAGGGGAGGAGACTAaggtttttgattaaagatatGAGGGtacatttactgttttttaaataatgaggtgcacagataaatcatttataataaacactacaatattttatataaaaataataatagtaaattttgatttcatgacgactttaacccaacagctgggttgaggtacattcacattataagcgactttgtcgctCGTCTTTTTaaaagaggcgtttctaaatctggttgtcataaacaatttaataacgtccactccagtaactgacaagagacggatgacgtgaactcccaTTCTTTGTTCTCATTGTAAGTCGCTCCCAAAtgtcgctcataatttgcataaagttaaacatttctcaactttgtcgcgTGACTGGACACGCCGTAACTCGCCTAGCTTCCATTAAAATCAATAAGATTGCGTCGTTTTGCTACTGCTAGTTGCTACAAGTCTGCATGCAGCTTTAGTCCCTTTTGACCCATTTCTTCGTCTTACCTTATGATGTCAAAATACACATATGAAACATactaaaaaatgtatgaaatgtaAACTGAATGGCTTAATTTTTACGTTTAGAAAATAAATTGGAAAGACAGAAAAGTAAAAGTTAGTTCTGGAAACTGGTAAAAAAATCTCTAGCATATTATTTTTGCAGATGTCACTTGCTGTGATATAATTATCTAAAGTAATGACATTAAGACTGGTGTGACTGTATGTGCTAACAATTGGATAATCAAAGTCATCAAATGAACCATGTAATAATCCTGCCGTTGTGAATAAAACTAAAGTGTGACGAataaagaagaagaaataaaggaattaaataaagaaatggtGGTGCAAAAGACATCGCCACAGCAATCAAACATCTTTTCCTTTCACGGGCGCCTCGCTGAAAAGCAACGATTATGTGTGCGTAAAATGAATGAATAGGGGAGAATGAGATATCAATTTAGTGTCTTTATTCCTGGACACGTGGTTTACTCAGTTATACATGCAGAGGAATGTTGGAGTTAAGCTTTAATGATGGCTCTTTTCCGAAAATCTGGATTTTCTggtattttcaacccagcattgggtcaaaaagggacgatccccagctgttgggttaaattaacccagaaaatgcttatatttgacacaacaatgggttaaaaacccagcattttgtATTGAAACACCTCAGAATTggttaaccccttcagaccttTTTATTCCAGTGTTTAACTCTTTCAGACCCTGCGTCCACTGGAATGGACATCACATGTGTTGTGGTTCAGATTGtggatattgcagattaaggggcagtattatccccttctgacatcacaaggggagctgggttgatctttttcacattttctaggttgatagaagcactggggacccaattatagcacttaaacatggaaatgaTATGTCAGCTTTAACacaatatttgtgtgtgtaatgtatTTTCGTACTGAAGTGCACTATTTGTATAATACATGGCTTTCATTTGAGATGCTGCCTATGTAGACAGAAAACATTAAGGGAGTACACAGGGGATTTGAACACAGATATGGCGTATCTTTCAGTAATGAACGTTACGCAGCTTGAATCTAGACTTTATTCACCTGCCTGATCTTGCCTGGcctttaaaattgtaatttcaCGCAGATTTAGTGGACACACCGATTAACTTATAATAGCCataataattaattcaatttttttgGCCCGAATCATCAGATAACCGCCATATCCGATCAGTTACGCGGTACGGACTTGGGAACGAGATCATTTttccttttctctctctctctgtggtGTAGGCTGTGAATTGAATAAATCATGAAGTAGTGGAGACAGTCACACCGTGCATGGACTGCATTGGGTGTGATAGCTGGATTGTATTTGTGATTCCTCTCCACAGCTATTTCATATTCCTCTGTTTAATCTAATGTCTTGTTCCCTAGGTGAGATACAGAGCCCAGCAGGGCGTCACACGTCTGGCAGTGCTCAAGATGTTGGCGGTGTGGGTCCTGGCGTTCCTTCTCTACGGTCCGGCTATCATCTTTTGGGAACTTCTGGTCGGAGCGAGCATCGTTCCAGAGGACGAGTGTTTCGCCGAGTTTTATTGCACCTGGTACTTCCTGCTCTCGGCTTCCACCTTTGAGTTCTTTTCTCCGTTTATCTCAGTGACCTTCTTTAACTTCAGCATCTATCTCAACATCCAGCGGAGGAACCGGAACAGGATGGCGCACGTGGACACCGAGAGGGAAGACGGCTGGAGGGTGATGGACGGCCAGTCTTCGTCCGTTTTCTTCGTAAAAACGCGCAAAATGACGTCCGGCGAGCCGGCGGCCGTTTCGGCCGTCATCGAAGACGACGAGGAAGTGTCGCCTTCATCCAGCGGAGATCCCAGCAGCACCCACTCAGTTTCTCTGACGATGAAGGTGACCAATAAAAAAGGACATGGACTGTTTAGAGGTTGGGTAAGGACGAGGATAGTACGAGCGCAGGAGGCTTCGAACGCTTGCGGGCCCTGCAGGAGCGGAGGTCACGCACGGCTCTCCCGAGACAAGAAGATCGCCAAGTCCCTGGCAATCATAGTGTGTGTTTTCGGGGTCTGCTGGGCACCGTACACCCTCCTGGTGATCATACGGGCGGCCTGCAGGGGTACGTGCGTGGAACATCATTGGTACGAAGTCACTTTCTGGCTGCTTTGGCTGAATTCGGCCATAAACCCTTTTCTTTATCCCCTTTGCCACAGCAGTTTTCGCCGGGCCTTTGCCAAGATTTTGTGCCCGAAGCGGCAGTCTGTTCGACCGCACGAGGAAAGCCCTTCCTGCCAATGAAATCTGGGATTTAACACACACGGCCTACTGAAAAATCAAAGCACAAAAGCAAAACGTTTACACCCGAGCAAACTGAAAACTCATTGACGTCGTTGCTAAATGGAGTAGCATGTTTTCTTTGTGTACTTCTGTACTTTTCTTTATCCAAAAATGATTGACGTTGACTTTTAATTAATGGTTTTAATCGCTGCAAGGAAGTGattaacaaacacatatttggaGCTGTTTCACTTGTTAGCACTTAAGTTGCATGCTGTAGGGTTGATCTGTGGTTGATAAATGATGCAGCTAGTGTTCAGAGCACATCCAGTCGATCGTCCTGCCCACATAAACATCATTTATCGACTATTGTACATTCCAGCCCATTGACTCGCACGGTTCAGCAGAGAAGAGCTGATCTATCCAAGACGTCATTATGACTCAAAAgagaaaagaaaaatgttttttcaccaCAGCCCTCAGCTTCACAAACAGACTCTGAAGAGAAATCATATAACCTGCTACGGACAGGCTAAACCAAAtattgtttttgaatgtaacttttgtgaaattcttgtgaaatgttaATGTTATAAGTATATCAGTTTACAATAACAAAAGGATTTCATCGATATTAgagaaatagttcacccaaaatgaaaattagcccatATTTTGTTCACACTTAAACCATCCAAGGTGTATATGACTTCCTTATTTGATTTATCCTGACTCTTCTTGATCCGTGCCGAAGTCAGCAGCTCCAGTACGGATCCGGCCCTAAGTCGTCTGCTGTTTAGGAAGATAGTGcccaatttttttaaagcttcaaaaacgcaCCCATCAAAAACTAATGTGTATGGTTATGAAATGTCTTCTGAGGTGAATCGAaggaaatgtttatatttaaaaaaatttaactttggCTATACGTGTGTTGACGAGAGAGTTGAGGTCACCTCTGATCCAACATTACATTATTGCTTTACTTTGGAAGACATTTAATAATTGCATGAATTGTTTTTTGATGGACAGATCCATTTTATTGGGCTTTacaaaatggggcactatccaaaGCCATTATAAAACTGAAAAGAGCAAAAATATGCGTTTGgctg is a genomic window containing:
- the LOC129453833 gene encoding LOW QUALITY PROTEIN: histamine H3 receptor (The sequence of the model RefSeq protein was modified relative to this genomic sequence to represent the inferred CDS: inserted 1 base in 1 codon), which produces MKTYLSSXIAGKKAHGDHKPVAGFPDVFGLTMVTCFSGINSSSANITAVSSDVTALPGYTMIILAILMITLVVVVVVGNALVIFAFVVDKSLRNQCNYFFLNLAISDFLVGAFCIPVYIPYVLTGRWMLGRGLCKLWLVMDYLLCTASVFNIVLISYDRFLSVTRAVRYRAQQGVTRLAVLKMLAVWVLAFLLYGPAIIFWELLVGASIVPEDECFAEFYCTWYFLLSASTFEFFSPFISVTFFNFSIYLNIQRRNRNRMAHVDTEREDGWRVMDGQSSSVFFVKTRKMTSGEPAAVSAVIEDDEEVSPSSSGDPSSTHSVSLTMKVTNKKGHGLFRGWVRTRIVRAQEASNACGPCRSGGHARLSRDKKIAKSLAIIVCVFGVCWAPYTLLVIIRAACRGTCVEHHWYEVTFWLLWLNSAINPFLYPLCHSSFRRAFAKILCPKRQSVRPHEESPSCQ